A genomic stretch from Macaca nemestrina isolate mMacNem1 chromosome 16, mMacNem.hap1, whole genome shotgun sequence includes:
- the LOC105485254 gene encoding growth hormone-regulated TBC protein 1 isoform X1 — protein sequence MALSGAQAQMDQNPGYYHRLLQGDRNPRLEDAIRTDLNRTFPDNVKFRKTTEPCLQKTLYNVLLAYGHHNQGVGYCQGMNFIAGYLILITNNEEESFWLLDALVGRILPDYYSPAMLGLKTDQEVLGELVRAKLPAVGALMERLGVLWTLVVSRWFICLFVDVLPVETVLRIWDCLFNEGSKIIFRVALTLIKQHQEFILEATSIPDICDKFKQITKGSFVMECHTFMQKIFSEPGSLSMATVAKLRESCRARLLAQGVVTRSWKHIIRSNHQFKKLELEK from the exons ATGGCGCTGAGTGGGGCCCAGGCTCAGATGGACCAGAATCCCGGCTACTATCACCGGCTTCTCCAGGGAGACAGAAACCCCAGGCTGGAGGACGCCATCAGGACAG ACCTGAACCGGACCTTCCCCGACAATGTGAAGTTTCGGAAGACCACGGAGCCCTGCCTGCAGAAGACCCTGTACAATGTGCTGCTGGCATATGGGCACCATAACCAGGGAGTGGGCTACTGCCAG GGAATGAATTTTATAGCAGGATATCTGATTCTTATAACGAATAATGAAGAAGAATCGTTCTGGCTGTTAGATGCTCTTGTTGGAAGGATACTACCTG ATTACTACAGCCCGGCCATGCTGGGCCTGAAGACCGACCAGGAGGTCCTCGGGGAGCTGGTGCGGGCGAAGCTGCCGGCCGTGGGGGCCCTGATGGAGCGGCTGGGCGTGCTGTGGACGCTGGTGGTGTCCCGCTGGTTCATCTGCCTGTTTGTCGACGTCCTGCCCGTGGAG ACAGTGCTTCGGATCTGGGACTGTTTGTTTAACGAGGGCTCGAAGATTATCTTCCGGGTGGCCCTGACCTTAATTAAGCAGCACCAGGAGTTTATTTTGGAAGCCACCAGCATTCCAGACATTTGCGATAAGTTTAAGCAGATAACCAAAGGCAGTTTCGTGATGGAGTGTCACACGTTTATGCAG aaaatattttcagaaccTGGAAGCTTATCCATGGCCACCGTCGCCAAGCTGCGCGAGAGCTGCAGGGCCCGGCTGCTGGCACAGGG AGTGGTCACGAGAAGTTGGAAACACATCATCAGGTCTAACCACCAGTTTAAAAAATTGGAACTTGAGAAATGA
- the LOC105485254 gene encoding growth hormone-regulated TBC protein 1 isoform X4 — protein sequence MALSGAQAQMDQNPGYYHRLLQGDRNPRLEDAIRTDLNRTFPDNVKFRKTTEPCLQKTLYNVLLAYGHHNQGVGYCQGMNFIAGYLILITNNEEESFWLLDALVGRILPDYYSPAMLGLKTDQEVLGELVRAKLPAVGALMERLGVLWTLVVSRWFICLFVDVLPVETVLRIWDCLFNEGSKIIFRVALTLIKQHQEFILEATSIPDICDKFKQITKGSFVMECHTFMQKIFSEPGSLSMATVAKLRESCRARLLAQGRPPKQKCHHRATGQQHLRPGGRAADPHPASPPLQPLQLWARQPRPHHLLHL from the exons ATGGCGCTGAGTGGGGCCCAGGCTCAGATGGACCAGAATCCCGGCTACTATCACCGGCTTCTCCAGGGAGACAGAAACCCCAGGCTGGAGGACGCCATCAGGACAG ACCTGAACCGGACCTTCCCCGACAATGTGAAGTTTCGGAAGACCACGGAGCCCTGCCTGCAGAAGACCCTGTACAATGTGCTGCTGGCATATGGGCACCATAACCAGGGAGTGGGCTACTGCCAG GGAATGAATTTTATAGCAGGATATCTGATTCTTATAACGAATAATGAAGAAGAATCGTTCTGGCTGTTAGATGCTCTTGTTGGAAGGATACTACCTG ATTACTACAGCCCGGCCATGCTGGGCCTGAAGACCGACCAGGAGGTCCTCGGGGAGCTGGTGCGGGCGAAGCTGCCGGCCGTGGGGGCCCTGATGGAGCGGCTGGGCGTGCTGTGGACGCTGGTGGTGTCCCGCTGGTTCATCTGCCTGTTTGTCGACGTCCTGCCCGTGGAG ACAGTGCTTCGGATCTGGGACTGTTTGTTTAACGAGGGCTCGAAGATTATCTTCCGGGTGGCCCTGACCTTAATTAAGCAGCACCAGGAGTTTATTTTGGAAGCCACCAGCATTCCAGACATTTGCGATAAGTTTAAGCAGATAACCAAAGGCAGTTTCGTGATGGAGTGTCACACGTTTATGCAG aaaatattttcagaaccTGGAAGCTTATCCATGGCCACCGTCGCCAAGCTGCGCGAGAGCTGCAGGGCCCGGCTGCTGGCACAGGG GCGTCCACCCAAGCAGAAATGCCATCACAGAGCCACAGGGCAGCAGcatctgaggccaggaggccGCGCAGCAGACCCTCATCCTGCATCCCCTCCCCTGCAGCCACTCCAACTGTGGGCACGGCAGCCCCGCCCACATCACCTGCTCCATCTGTGA